A region from the Salicibibacter cibarius genome encodes:
- a CDS encoding TAXI family TRAP transporter solute-binding subunit, with the protein MLKNYKVMIFGVVLVLVLAACQEESIEDNENEDGEPDNFSIGAAATGGEWHSIAASMSEEIQEIFPESNTDIVEGGSIANLTGIHEGTFDIGFSNGEAIPLAEEAEGEFEEPIDNAKTIASLYPNPLHIVVPESSDIYEIEDLEGQNVSPGLAGYSGEVMLQDVLSLYDMDYDDLGNIEYIGTQDAAELMRDGHLDAWVGVLGPPAAVIDELDTTMGIRLIPLEPEDTEALYDMNEGYAEYTIEEETYGGLEEDILTIAPETVLIVNEDTISEDVGYEITQMMFDNQETWANVTNIMEDFDAEYSIENIVGDLHPGAERYYEEEGLLEDE; encoded by the coding sequence GTGTTGAAAAATTATAAAGTGATGATATTCGGAGTAGTACTTGTGTTAGTACTTGCGGCATGCCAAGAAGAAAGTATTGAGGATAATGAAAATGAAGATGGAGAGCCAGATAACTTTAGTATCGGTGCAGCGGCAACTGGTGGAGAATGGCATTCGATAGCTGCCTCAATGTCAGAAGAAATTCAGGAAATATTTCCTGAATCTAATACAGATATTGTAGAAGGTGGCTCCATTGCAAATCTGACTGGTATACACGAGGGGACTTTTGACATTGGTTTTAGTAATGGAGAAGCTATCCCATTGGCAGAAGAAGCTGAAGGCGAATTTGAAGAACCAATCGATAATGCAAAAACAATTGCAAGTCTTTATCCTAATCCACTGCACATCGTTGTCCCAGAAAGTTCTGACATTTATGAAATAGAAGACCTTGAAGGCCAAAATGTAAGCCCAGGACTTGCCGGGTATAGTGGAGAAGTTATGTTACAAGATGTTCTATCACTCTATGACATGGACTATGACGACCTAGGAAATATTGAATATATTGGAACTCAAGATGCTGCTGAGTTAATGAGGGATGGTCATTTAGACGCATGGGTTGGTGTGCTTGGACCACCAGCAGCTGTCATCGATGAATTAGATACAACAATGGGTATACGACTGATTCCACTTGAACCCGAAGATACAGAAGCCTTATATGATATGAATGAAGGATACGCGGAATATACAATTGAAGAAGAAACTTATGGTGGGCTAGAAGAAGATATTCTAACTATTGCACCCGAGACTGTATTAATTGTCAATGAAGATACCATAAGTGAGGATGTAGGATATGAGATAACGCAAATGATGTTTGACAACCAGGAAACTTGGGCAAACGTTACAAATATTATGGAGGATTTTGATGCTGAATATTCTATTGAAAATATAGTTGGAGACTTACACCCTGGTGCTGAACGCTATTATGAAGAAGAAGGACTGTTAGAGGACGAATAA